The window CTCTACATTTGCCTCTATCTCTTCAGAGCTGCCCAACGTTTGGCTTCAAGTGCTGCTGCCCCTGAAGGCCCAGCTTCTCCAACCCCATCTCACCCTGTAGGGCCATCCTGCAGCAGGTCCTGCCGCAGCCCCTCTGGGGACAGCCCCTCGGGGGACTGTCACAGCAGTGCTTTGCCACCACGGGGCTGTCTGCAAAGGGCTCTGCCCTGGCCGGGTCCTGGAGATGCCTGAAGCATCCACACCGTGTGTTGCGGAGGAGACTGGGGCTCGTGGGTGCCGGGGTGCTCTGGGCTGGGTGCACAGCACCATCTGGTGCccacaaatggaaaaagagcGTGGAAGTCGTCCCCTCAGCTCTTCCTCAGCGGCTTAACCTCCAACTTCTCCCCTCAGCCCCTTGGGTGGACCCCAGACAAAGATTTCAAGGAAAtctgccccagcacctccagtcTGAGCTGTCCACAGGAGTACCCACCGCTGTCAGCGCCCAGTCAGCCCCAAGGCTGCTCTGGCCCAAAAGGAACTCGAAAAACCTGGGGAAATGGGGTCAGCCCTGGTTCTCAAAGCCCTTTCTCTGTCACCGCAGATGTTGCAAATCCCTCAGCTATTGCCGATGCAGCGAAGATTGTGGAGGGGAAGCTGAACGGCGCAGGCCTGAACCTGCTGATAAACAACGCTGGCATCTATGCCCAGGTGTCGCTGGAGACGGTGGACTCTGAGGAGATGATAAGGACATACAAGACCAACGCGGTGGGGCCGCTGCTGATGGCCCAGGTAACGCTCGGGGCAGAGCCTACCTCGGAGGGGGAGTTTGGCCCAGCCTCCCTTCCTCCTGTTCCTTGTGACCTGGTCAGCCACGTGCCTCGTTGCTGCCTGTGGTCATGGTGGAAGTCCCAGagagctttccaaaacttcCCAAGGCTGTGAGAGGGAGGGAACGGCTCCAGCCTGTGCTCCCACCCCATGCTCTCTTGGCTTCCTACTGCTCCTCCTCACCCCCTGCTGTAGGCAGGCTGGGTTGCAGTTGCTGTGAGTGGGGCTAGCTGGAGGCACAGGCATCCCACCAGGCTGCTTCTCCCCAGGCGTTCCTGCCCTTGTTGAAGAAGGCTGCCCGGAACAGCACGGAgaaggggctgagctgcagcaaggcagcCATCATCAACATCTCCACCGTCATGGGATCCATCGAGAAAACTTCCGAGTCCTTCTGCAAGCCCGTCATCTCCTACCGCTGCAGCAAGGTAGGGAGATGGGGGCTTGGGAGCTGAGGAGTCAAAGCTGCCCTTTGCCACACCTGGTCTCAGGGCAGCACCCGAGGCTGCGAGATGGAGGGACGTGTGCTGGTTGCTGCCCGAGTTCTCCGGGCACCTCCATGTCCAGTCCCTGCCCCCCTAGGGGATGCATGCACTgtgctccacctcctgcagacCTGGCGTTGGGTTTTTCTCCCTCACCTTGAGGCAGAGATGGGAGTGGAGGCTGGTGTGTGGTGCTTTCTGCTGCTCAatgctcccttcctcctccaggctgcccTCAACATGCTCACCAAGTGCCAGGCTCTGACCTATGGGGAGGCCGGGATCCTCTGCGTGGCGCTTCACCCTGGCTGGGTGAAAACCGACATGGGCACCCAggaggtgggtgctggctgAGCAGGGTCACTGGGATGCGTGGGCACTGCTCGAGCAATGACCTCGCTGCAGGGTATACCTGGGGAGTAGCATCAGCACATGCTCTGTACCAGAGCCACACACCCAGGGCTAGAGGGAGGCTTGTTCAGGGGGGGTAAAGACTTTGGGCAGTCCCGGAGATGTGCAGAGCCCGAATCCAAtagagcagggaggggaggagcaACACCTTCCGACAACGGCCCCCTtccctggagagctgcaggccCAGGAGGTCTCATCCGTGGGTGAGAAGCATTTAGCATTCTGCTTGCAGCAGCATCTTTGGCACTGCCTGTTTGGCTACGCTGGTGTGCGTggttcctgcagctgctcacagAGCCTGTAGCTGGCTTCCTAGCCCAAGCCACCTCCACCCAAGCCACGCAGACACCCAACTGTCCTCTCACATCACTGGTCCATCCCGCCTCCCGTGGCTCTCTCCCCAGTCTGGGTGGAAGGAGCCTTGCTGGGGATGTGAATGAGCTGACTGGGGTCTGGTGGGTGACCAGCAGGGGTTGGGGGGtcgcagccctgctcctcactTGTGCCTGTTGCAGGCTGACCTGACGGTGGACACGAGTGTGCGGGGGCTGCTCTCTGTGCTACCCGTCCTCTCTGAGAAGCACAGCGGGAATCTGCTCAACTGGGAAGGCAAAGTGATTCCTTGGTGATCCCCTGCAAGGGACCGTGCAGTGCCAGGGGGTCTCTGGGTGCCCAAATCACCAGGGTGCTCAGCCCCCTGGGGCCTGCAGGTGACCTACTTAGGACTCTGCCACCAGGCGTGCAGGGCAGTCTGTGAGCCCTGCATCCGAGTCGCTAATAAATGCAGTCACAAGTCGATTAGtgcctctgccttctcctggcTGCAGTGCCCTCACTGaggctgcctctgccctggcCCGAAGCTGTCCTCTGCAAAAAATAACCTGGCATTAGAGCAGTCTGTCTGCCTTGCCTTcggctgctctgagcagaaggCAAGCCCCAGGGAGCATTTCGCCAGCCCAAAGCCCTGTTGTCTTCCCTGGCTGCTGAGCGTGCGTGGatctgcctgctctgcctggcGGTCTCTTTGCTACAGACATCCTGGTGGCACTTTGTGCTGGGCACCATGTCCTTGTGAGCGGCCTTGGGGCAGGACTGAGAGGTCCAGCAGGGCCACAGCCCAGTTTTGTTCCCGTACTGGAGCTGCAACGGGGCACAGTAGCTCTGGGTGTGGGAAACCCAGCCCCAGGGGGAACACAGCATGGGACTGGCACTTCTGCCGGACGGAGAGGCTGGGAATATCAGTAACTGGGCTTCTGCATGGGTTGGGCAACCCCAGGCTGCAGGATTTTGCTTGAGGGTGGTAACAGCCCTGAAAGAAAGGGctttggggtgctgctgggtttTCCCAGCTTCAAGAAGCTGTAGGTTTCCATCCATACCTGCCCCTCCTGGAAGGAGCTTCCCCTTGGGGGACGATGGAGAAAAGCAGCCAGGGGCTCCTTCAAAAGCAGCGGAGCAGAGCAACCTGgcttgcagaagaggaaaacccAGAGCTTTCCCCTGAGCCCCCCATTTCCCAACTGAGCTCCCTTGCCCAGGCCTCCCCCCACGGGCAGGCAGAGCACTGGGGCAGACGGCCACGCTGCGGCCACGACTCAGCCCCACCGAGGTGAGCTGTGTCCCTGCGAGCTCCAGCaagccccagcaccagcctgccctccccagcagcctgctgagTCACAGGCAGCAGTGATTTCCTCACTGGCTCCAGGTCCTCCCAAGCCACTGGCATTTTGGTAGCCCAGACTTCGGAGGGGCCAGGAAAGGTGACAGCGGGGAGCATCTGCCAGCTGCGTGCAGCTCGGGCCAGGTTCCTGTGGCTGCAGGTGGCAGAGCTACTGGAGGTTATGAGGTGGTACCCCTGTACCCCTCCTTCCTGGGGGTCCCAGGGAAGAGAGGCAAGCTGCCCCTGCAAAGTTTAGGGGTGCTGGGAGCGGATGAGGATGGGGTTCCCTCCAGGCAGTTTCTGGAGCCAGGACAGGGTCCCAGGACTGGGTCCCAGCCCCAGTTCtctcccagagctgccccaTCCGTGGTGTGAGGCTAATGCCAACTCCTGCCTGGTTGTGCCAAAGGGAGCCAAGCCCCAGGGCTGTTGggagctgtctgtctgtctgtctgcaccGTGTCCAGGCTTCGTGTGCTTTCCAAGcctgtaaaatgttttccacGGCACTCAGAGACGGCGCAGTGTGCCGTGCTGGGAGCGCTGCCCACGGGTGAGGCACCCACTGCCGCACGGACACATCCCGCAGGGAGATGCTGGCCCCAGCTCTGTCCTCCTGCACCCGGCATCTGTCCAAGCAAaccaggcagtgctggggacagggagcaacgctgctgtccccagctgagGGCTGCTTCGTGCTCCGGAAGCCCGGAGCTGGGCTCTCTCCAGCCACCTGACTTCCCATGCAGGTGCTCGCtgctctttgctcttttctttcccagcccCACCTCGCATCTGCGGCCAGAGGAGCTGGCATCCCCTGGCCACCTTCCCTGGGGAGCgaagcagcacagggcagggagagaaggCGGCGGGACGGGAGCTGGTGAATGTGTGAGCATCCCgctctggctgcagcccctccgGGACATCGCGCTGTGGCAGGGCACCTGTAGGAGACCCGGCACGGCCGCCCACCCTCCCCCTCGGCCGCCAAATGGGGGGCTAAGTGCTGTGCAGAGCCCAGTGGCAGCAGGCAGGTCAGTGCTGGTGCCGTTGTTCAGTCCTGgggcagcaccaccagcaccttGCTCGGGGACACGCGAGGGACCCTGTGGGCAGGTCTCTCTGCTCCAACACTTGCCAAGCGGTGTCGGCTTTTCCTTTGCTCAGGTTCCGGGTGTTTGTGCTCATGCAGCTGATTATCTCCACGCTTCCTCCCCAGCCTGATgtttcctgccctgctccctccctttTGCTGGCGTTGCCCTTTGTGTCAGGCTTATCTCCCGGTTCTGGGCAGCGTCAGACCTCCGTGCTCCCCCTGCTCGCCGTGACGGGGGCTGGTCGCACCCATCGCCTCTCTGTTCGCTGGGGAACagatttcttgctttctctgatttcttcattcctccagttttctcttccttccgTGCCTTGCCCTTTCCTGCCACGGCTGTCCCGGGGGAGGATGGCTGGCAGTGCCGCTGCCTCCGTGGCCGTGAGAGacggggaggctgcagcagagcatcCTCGGAGAGCCCACGCCGTGCCTtccagagggctgcagcaggggacagcTGAAATGCCAGCTCCGCCTGGCACCTATCAGCTCCTCGGGAGCACAGGCAAGCTgggacagagcaaggaggaTTTAGGAGCCACCTGCATTTAGCAGCTTAAAGTGGGACGTCCTTGATCCATCTCTACCCTGACGCTGTAGGACAGGTGCACACTGGGCTGGAGCACTGCCCACCCTATAGTGTGCGCATCTGCAGAGGAACCAGCCCCTAAGAATTGAAGGAATTTGCCCTTCCAGGTGGGGACACCGGGTTAGAAGAGCGGGATGCTGAGGCAGGCTCCTAAGTGCACACCCTGGGGCAGCAAGGGCCCTTTTCGCAGGGTCTCCCACCTGGTCTGGAAGACcaagagctgctggcagagccgtgccgtgccaggagctggggccaAACGTGCCCGTGGGGAGTCCCGGGGGAATTGTCCGTGACGGGGATCCAGGGGCAGGTTCTGCATCAGGGCAGGGAAAGGATCAGGGCAGACTCCCGTGGCCAGTTGGGGCGaaagaggagcagggctggggcagggctgctcctgccacGGGTGCGATGGCCCCAGCTGTGGGaggtggagcagcaggcaggaggcaggtcAGGGACAGCAGCACACGAGGAAGCGCCGGGACACCGGCGCTgggacagccagcacagccGGTCTCAGCAGCTCCAGACCTTCACCGGTGGGGGGAGGACcaggagcagaagcagccagagctgcatgGACCTCAGCCAGCACCTGGAGATCCTGTCGGAGTGAGTCTGCATCTCCTTCCAGCCCGAAGAGCTCTTCACCCTGCCAAGGTGCGGGCACTGCCCGTGGCATGGAGGGACGGGGCAGCAGGATGGTCGCAGTGGGGACATCCCACGGCGCTGCGGTGCCAAGGCTCAGAGCCCCACTGACCGTCCCcagctgggagggctggggatCACCTGGGGACCTGCAGCTAGCGGGGGGGGTGCCAGGACGAGCAGAGGACGGTGCTGGGTGCAGGAGGAATGCAGCTTGGCAGGAAGCACATCCCGAGGAAGCCGAGTGGTGCCAGCAGATAATGCGCCCAGGCTTCCTCCCGCACCACCGCGGCctcggggccggggctgccggccGCTATCTGGCCCTGCAGGCCCACCAGCGTCGCCCCCCTCTCACCGCGTTATTATCGTTAGCTGGGAGGAAGCAGCTCGCCCATCCCCACCTCGTGCTTAAcccgctgctgcctgccctgctgccctctgtCCCTTTGGCCAGGGGCTGGAGGCTCCGTGGCAGCTCGAGGACGGTGCCGGGAGCTCGCCGCTGGCTTTGCCTGCTGGGGAACCAGCATCTCCCCCGGCCACGCTGCGTCCCAAGGGGGGGGGGTCCTTCCTGGCACGGCCCCACGGCCGCCCCCACCACGGGAGGGTGCTGACTGGCATTGAGGGAAGGTCCTGAAGGGCTCAGCTGTCTGTGGTTGCCTCCCCGTTGCCTGTCCCCGCTGTGAGCTGGTTGGATCCTGCCCGGCGCTTCCTTTGGAAGCCTCGTGATGCTTCCCGCACCCGGCTTTGCACAGATGTAGCTCAAGCACCTGGTGAGCGCTGCGGAGGAAATCCGTCGTGGGGAACAGAATCACAACGTTTCTCCAGCTCCATTTAAAGAGCCAGgactgagctgagctgagccgCAGGGGCTCCGgaggagacttttttttctgctcatggATCTTTGGATAAGCAAAATTCAGTCATTGCAGCGTTCTCCAGATTACCTTGTTCTCCTGCAACTGATCTCTGCCAAATTGTCCCCCTCCCCATCTTCTTGTCTGGCAGGGAGAGGACCTCAGTCTCCTATCAGCACAGCCTAACCCTCCATGCTGCAGCTGCGTCCTCCAGTGCTGCGCTGAGCGCTGGTGCCCACGGGGCCGGGCAGGAGCCGAGGTACgtcagcagccaccagcagccccggggacaCCGCGGGGACAGCAAGTCAAGCCGAAGCAAGAGGGCTGCAGGGCCCAgacagcaccctggggtgctgggcAGGGTGGGACCTTTGGGGTGTGCAGGGTGCAGGATGGACATGTAGTGCAGGAAAGGTCTGGGGAAGCtgggcagggtcctgctgcGGCACAGTCACTGCTTGGATCTTCCATGTGCTGggggccctggggacagccGATGGGGTTCGACTGTCCGGGGCCAGGGCAACGCCGtgctcagccccaggcaggAGGTGGATTGCTGGAGGAGTTGTTGCTGCAGCCCCCGGTCCCCTGCACGTCACCACCCAAACACACCAGGGCCACCCCTCTGCAAACCCAGGGGACGGGGACTGGCACAGGGACTTCAGGGATGTCCCCAGAGACCAGTGTTGCCCGTCCCATGGTTTCTGTCACAGCCTTTGCTGGAGACATGGAACAGAATGGCCAGGGAGCCAGGAAGCTCCAGGGTTGGTGTCACCAgtcccagcacctcctgctgtcccctcaCCTCCACCAGCATCTCCCACCCTGCGCCCTTCCCTTCCACCCCACAAAGTGCCCCACGGGTTGGCCCCGCTGGCACAGGGACGTCCATGCCGGTGGTGTTCTCACGTTGCCTCCCTGCCCCTTGACTGGGTTTTCATCCCCACCAGCACCGTGTTTTGGCAGCTTAGATTGTCTTTCTCTCCAGTGTCCCCCTGCTTGGAGCCAGGGAAGTGGCGCTGGGGAGGAGCTTGGCTTCTCCTGTTTGTTATTACAGGATAAAGTTACTCTTTAAAGCAGAGCCAGCGCTGTCAGGGCTGCATACCATCCGGGAACATCGCTTGTTCCCAGCGGCTCCGATTCTCTTCTTGTGCTCGCTCCGAGCCACCacgctcccagccccaggcgcAGCGAGGGGGGCACGGATGGGGGGATCTGAGGAGGTGCTTGGAGGCTTCTCCTCCCACCCTGCGAGGGCTGAGAGCAAGGAAGACGGCCTCTCCATGAGCAGGAGAGCTCTCCTGTCTCTGGGGTGCGTggggaaacagaaacaaaaaagctagAGCCGGGGGCAGTGGAAGGGCAGGAGCAGTGTGTCCTTGCTCAGCATGCAGCTGGGAGGGCTGGTCCCGGAGCCGGAGGTGTCCTTTGCTGGGGCCTGGCAGGGGCCGAGCACCCCCCCGAGTTGGTGTTTTTGGGGGCTCGAGCTGGGGCTTGCTGGGGGCCGGCCCCTCGGTGCTCGGCGGTGACGTGTGCGcggggtggaggggaaggaaacggagctggggggggtttcctgcagagctcctgcaccttctgtgctgctgcagatgtCTCCAAGCCGGGCGGGGAGCCGAGACCCCGTGCAACCCAAGCGAGGCGCCAGGTCCCCAGCCTGCGCCCACCGCCGGCAGGGTGACGCCAGCCCCGACGCGGAGCCGTCCCCGGCAGGACGAGGAGAGGCAGCACGTGCCAACAGTCAGCTGGCTGCGGCACGCCGAGCGTGTGACTGATAAAGGAGCCGGGACCTGGTGGCACTGACACGTGTGTCGCAGGCGTGTGAGGCCCCTGGACCTGCAGGGAGCCAGGGGGCCCCCGGGGTGCAGGGTGGGAGGGCAGGGTCCATGCAGGCGGCACGTGTCCCCACGCTGCCACTGCCCCACCATGAGGACAGTCAAGCAATGGGTCAGAATCGCCCAGGATTTTGGGTGATTTCCAGcgctggaggttttcaagactgGACAAAGCTCAGAGCCACCTGGCCTGGCCTCAGACTGCCCTGAGCAGGAGGTGCCTTCCCACCAGGGTCATCCTCAGGGATTGGGGctggagaggtgctgggggtgTGTCTGAGTCCAGGGGCACCCAGAGGGGGATGTAggcaggggagagcaggggtGATAGGTGGCGATGGAGCATGCAGGACCCATTGCTAACTTGGTGGGATCATTCCCACAGGAGATGTGGGCCAGCCCTGGCCACTCCCGCAGTGGCTCGTGTGCTTTTTCCAAGAAACTTTTGTACCAGGCAGCTGTGGCTGTGTGAGCGTGGGCAGTGGAGACGGGGCTGCCTTCACCAGGCTCCTTGCATCCGTGCGTCCCCAGGGCTGGCATGTGCCTGGAAGCATCCACGAAGCCGAGGGTAGCCCGATGCCTGTCCCTGCCGCATGCTGGGATCACTCAGAAGCCTCCTTGCTCCATGACATGCTCTCACTCGCATCAAGAACACAAAAAATCAGGTGTTTATGTGCCTTGCTGCATGACCCGGGCTGGTGGAGCCGTAgtccagcagggacaggagatGGTTACAGCCGCTTCCTATTGCCCTGCAGCTTGCTCATCCGTTCTCATTTCCCTAACCCATGTCCCAGtgctttctttgttattttatctGGCGGGCAGGGATTATTTGCTGAAGGCTGGGGGTTGCTGCTGGGGGTGCTTTCACGTATCTCTGGCCGCTCTGGGAGACCAAAGTGTGGCTGCCTGAGCTGTGCCTGGGCTCTCAGCGACCCAGAGCTGAGCCCAGCATGATGCCGAGTGCCCGGGGCTTGCAGGAGAGCGCGCTGCTCCGCTGCCCGGCCGTGCCAGCGCCCTGCCGAGCCACGTGCCGGTCTTGTGCATGACCTCAGCCTTCCTGCTCGGTGCGGGACAGGCcctcaggggctgcaggaatCCTCTGAATCACAAATACTTTCGGAGTGATTACGCCAGGGCGTGAGACGTCTCCTACGGCGCTGAGGTGGGGATGGCTGCCTGCGTACGGGAGACACCAGGGGCCTGGCGTCTGGTCAGCTCTGTGCCTGTCCCCTCCAGCGGGGCCAGCGCTGGAGATGCTGCTCGCTGTCCTCCTGGGGTGGATCTGCTGCAGATCTGCCAGCTCTgggctttctgcttttgctgcaggGCCCTGCCTTGGGTGCCAGCTTGCCCGGCACAGTCTGGCCGAGCTGGCCGGGTTTCCAGCAGGGCTGTTTCCAGCTGTGACTCAGCTGGGGCTGCGGAGCTGGTTGCTCGCACTGCCCCAGCGCCGTCCTGCCTCCGTTAACTCCTTCCCAGGCCACACTCCTCCACCATGCACCCGGAGCAGCCAGGAGCCCGCAGCGGTGCTGGCTCAGCTCGGAGCGTGGGGCTCGTGGACGAGGCACCTTGCTCTGGGGCATGGCCGAAGCGAACCATGGCTGCGCTGCACGAGCAGCTGGACGTCCTGGTGTGAGGCTTCGGACGCTGGAGGCTCCGTCCTGCACCGCTCCAGCGCAGAGCAAGAATGCAGAGCATGCAGCTGCTCCGGGGCGTACGTGGAGGGAGGCATGGAGCCAAGCCCTGGCCTCGTGCCCTctggagagaggggagaggagaacaTGGCTCGAGGCCCAGCCTCTAGCCAGAAGAGTgatatggggggaaaaaagactcCACGTGTTTGTCCATGCCATGGATGTGGTTCGGAGGGCTCACTGCTGGCTGGTGGGCGCCGTGCCTCCTTAAAGCCAGGGCTGGTGCTTCGGGGAGCAGCCAGGTTGAGGCTGAGGTTGACCGGGACCTCCAGAGGCCACCTGGTCTAACCCCCTGCTGAGACAGGGCCACCTCTTGCTATCAGGGTGCGGGTGAGGCCAGCCTGGCGGTCTCACCCTGGGGTGAGCTGCGCTGTGTTGGCCGGCTGCTGACCCTCAGGGACAACTGGCCGTGCCGTGCAGAGCAGCTGCGAGGTGCAGTTGCAGACCAAACTCGCAGCTGCCCTGCCGGGGCGGTGGCAGCTGCCTGAGTTTGCAGCGAGCCTGGAAATCCCTGGGCCAAAGTGCTGACCtggtgctggcactgctggaaCTGGAAGCACTCTGAGGATGACCCATGTGTGTTGAGAGCATCCTCCAGGTATTCTGCAGGGTCTTCTTTCCCTCCATGTTTCTTTTGGTGAGGACCCCAGCAGGGAGGCCAGCAGAGCGTCTGCCAGGGGCAGGTCCCCTGAGCTTAGCAGGGCACCTGTGCTTGCACTTTGAAGGTCCACACAACCCTCAGGGCACCCACACATCCCTCTGAACATTATCAGGAGACAgcagtttccttccttcccctgcgTAAACCTGTTCCCCCCCAAGCCCGTGGCTGCCCTTGGAGAGCTTTTGGAGGTGGGCAAGGCAGCGACACCATCCTCAAAGTGTGGGTGGGATCCACGCGGGGTGTGACCCATGCCAGGTGCTGTCACAGCTGGCGAGGAGGTGCTCAGTGCGCCAGGCATGTGTTGGGCTGTCCTGGTGGGACGGACACCGCGTGGCACCGGAGCTTTTAGGGGGGGGGGTTGATCGATCCCGGTGCTCCCATTCAGTTCTCTCCAcgcctgcctgcagcagccctttGGTTTGGCTTTTCCCTGCTATCCAAGGGTCCTCGCTGTCCTCTCTGCCACGTtttctccgccgctccttccACACAACCAGGCCAACCTGGAGAGCTGGGACACCCGGCCTCCCGCAGGCTGTCCTCGGCAGAGCCCCCCCGGCTCCACGTCTCTGCTCTGCGGCACTGCTCCGCTCCTCGGCGGCCCCACGAGAGCGGTGGTGGCGCAGCGGTTTCCTTGTCACAGATATTGCCCCGCTCCGCTGAGCTCCGAGACGTGGCGACGATCTCATTAGCGCTTCTGCGTTGCAGGGCTCGCTGGAGCACTGCGCCGCCTTGTCCTTGCTCCGCGGACGTCTCGCTGGGGCCCAGAAGGCAGCAGTCCCACTTAAAAGTGGGTCGGTTCGGTGTGATCTAGGGCAAGCAGAGAACGATGGGCTtgggagaaaggggaggagTGGGGTGCATCCGCCCCGCGGATGTTCCTGGTGGCGGGGCGACGtggcctcctccctccccaccacgCAGGGCTCTGTGGAGATGGCAGTGGCATTTAGGGCTGCCGGGCAAGGCTGCGCTCCTGGGCACAACACGGAGCACAGGGTACGGCCATCGGGGTGGCAAAGTGCTCCCACGGCGGGGCTGCCTTCGTCAGGGCACTGGGAGGCTCCTGCCCTGCGGAGGCtggtggggaggaaggctgTGGGTCCGTGCCTGTGCTGTCCCCTGGCAGAACGGGACTGCTGATCAGCAGAGGAGAGGTTGTGGTCTGTGTGGGGCTCTTGCTCGCcgggggtgggcagggaggcGGCGAGATCCCCgggtggcagcagagctgggctcagcGATGCTTGGGTCTCTGCCACCGACTGGCCGTGCAGCCTCGGTCacatcccttcccctcccagagGTGCTTTCCCCTCGGCCTGCACGCGGCATAACGTGCTTGGAGCTGGACCCTGGGGGGCCGTGGTGGCCCGACCGTGGCGGGGGGCTCCGTCCACTTGCTCTCCTGGTGGGGACACAGCGGGCACGGGCAcgagtgccagcagcagcacgcgtccccggccagcagcagcacgcaggGCCACCAACACCAGTGCCATGCGGGCAGTCCCCAGGCTCCTCGGTGGGCACGGGCTGCTGGGGGCCCATCACGGTCCGTGGGGACGCTCGTCCTCACCCTGCTGCCGGTGCCGGTGGCGGCGGTGTCACCGGTGGCGGTGGCAGCAGCGGCTCCTCGGGGAGGGCCGGCGGGGGAGGCGCTCGGTGGATCCGCCATTGGCGCCGGCCGTGCCGTGGTTTCCTGCCGAAATCACATGGCTCTCGCGTTTCCATGGAGAGTGGCCGGGGTGGGCGCTGCCAAGCGCCTCTGAgccttccctgcctgctccccgtCCATGGGAGAGGAACAAAGGCGATGCGCCCAGCCAGGCCTGCTCTCGCCACCCGCGCCGTCCCCCGCCTCTCCTGGGACATGTGAGTGCCACCGGCCCCGCCACCCGGCTCCGTGGCGGGGGGGCTCCGTGGCGGGGTCGCGCCGTCAGCTCGTCCCCGGCCGggtggggacaaggacagggcTCGGCTGCTCCGTCCTCGGGTCCGGACGGAGGCACTGAgcgtgggctgggggctccacCGCCACCGGGCGCGTGAGCCGAGCACCtcggggacacggggacacggggacggcGGTGACACCAGTGACACCGGCTGCACACGTCGGGGCGGGGGtctggggctgcggggccgagGTCCCGTCCTGCCCCACGGGGGACGGGAGGTGGCGGGGCTGCGGCAGCGCGCGGTGCCGGGCCCCGGGGCGCGGGGTGCCGGCcatggctgggggctgcctcctcctcctcgctgctgCGGCCGGGCAATGGAGGGAGGAATGCTCGGAGGAATTAATGAGACAGATCTGGCTTTGTTGCGGGCCCCATCCTCCTATCTCCCGGCCCTGCCAAGAAATCCTTTGGGAAGCCAAGCGCCGTTAACCCCTTCCCTGCTGCGACACAGGGCTCGGCTCTGCCCTGGCCCCATATGGAGCCGGCCACGGCACCCCCGTGGCCACCAAGGGGACCTGGCGTGTCCCACCACCCCTTACTCCCGGCCGTGGTGGCCGGTGGAGGTCCCCGAGGCTTTGCCATGTTCCTGGTGCAGAGGACAGCTCGGTGGGGTGGGAGCCGGGGCGCCCCGGGCTGTCCCCGCAGCGGAGCCGAGCAGGGGCGTGGGGACCTGCGGGAGGTGGCGCGTGGCTCTGGGCTGTCTCCTTG is drawn from Oxyura jamaicensis isolate SHBP4307 breed ruddy duck chromosome 11, BPBGC_Ojam_1.0, whole genome shotgun sequence and contains these coding sequences:
- the LOC118172590 gene encoding C-factor-like gives rise to the protein MAALRARTVLLTGSNRGIGLELVKQLLGGPRPPAWIFATCRDPEGPRAQELRDLASRHPNLVLVKLDVANPSAIADAAKIVEGKLNGAGLNLLINNAGIYAQVSLETVDSEEMIRTYKTNAVGPLLMAQAFLPLLKKAARNSTEKGLSCSKAAIINISTVMGSIEKTSESFCKPVISYRCSKAALNMLTKCQALTYGEAGILCVALHPGWVKTDMGTQEADLTVDTSVRGLLSVLPVLSEKHSGNLLNWEGKVIPW